Within the Eucalyptus grandis isolate ANBG69807.140 chromosome 1, ASM1654582v1, whole genome shotgun sequence genome, the region TTGCACTCACTAACATTTCTATCTAGGAAGAGAACGGAGTCACTAGCAAACAATAAATGAGTTAGTGCAGGGTAGTGTCTATTCAATTTTATGCTTCTTATGTTTCCTATATCAGTTGCATTCTTCACAAGCAACGAGAGTGCATTAGCAATAATAATATATAAGTATGGGGAAAGAGGTTGCCTTGCCTAATTCCTCTCGAGGATTGAAAGAATGGCAACGGTTCTCCATTAAAATTGATGCTAAAAGAAACCGTTGCCATACATTGAATAATCTAGGCCACCCACCTTTTGTTGAAACCCATTTTTAGTAGGCAAGCTTCCGAAAAATCCCATTCTATTCAGCCATAGGACTTATGCATGTCAAGCTTCAAAATGGCTTGGagtttttcatttctcttcttgataCAAAGCCGTTGTAACACTTCTTGTACCACCAATATGTAGTCTTGAATTTGCCTCCTAGCAATAGAAGCACTTTGCTCCTCTTCAATTAGTTGGGGCAACCAAGGTTTCAAGCGATTGGTTAGAACTTTCGAGATAGTCTTGTACACAAAGATGCAAACATAGATAGGATGGTATTGGGAAAGGTTCTCTAGGTTTGGGACCCTAGGAATAAGGGTGATGAGGGTCTTGTTCAATTCAGGAAGTAAGGCACCAGTAACTCATGAAGTTTTTAACAAGCTATAGCAAATCCGATTGGTTATCTCCCCAGTGATGCTAATTAAAAAAGTCCATTAATCCCACCCAGTCCAAGGGCTTTTGACGCACCTAATTGAAAGACAACATCCTTAATTTCTTGGAGGGTGACTTTTGCTACCAGCTATTCATTCATGTCCTCTCCAACAACATTTGGACACTGCTCTAAAATAGGGTTAAAGTCTCGGTAGCCTATTGACTTGTATAGCTCCTTGAATTTATGTGAAGAATGCATTTTTAGATGGATATATCAAGGAAAACACTTTTGTTGAGCAACTCCTAGGTTTTGAAGAGCCAAATAAACTTGAAGGTGTTCATCAATTGAAGAAGGCACTCAAGGGACTCAAACAAGCACAAAAAGCCCAATTGGATAAACATATTTATGGTCAAATATGATTTTGAGAAAGATAAGGTATATATAACtcttataaaagaaagaaaagagagagagagagagagagagagagagagagagagagagagagagagagagagagagagagagagagtaaggaTCTACTACttatttaaatttatgttgaagaTGACAAGATATTTGGATCCGCTAATGAATTTTTGTGCAAGGACTTTGCAAACATCATGAAAAGCAAATTCATAATGAACTTAATTGGAAAACTCATCTTATTGGTTTACAAATCAAGCAAACAAAGAGCGAcactttcattcaccaagaaaagtatgccaaagaattagaaaagaaattcggATTGGAATATAGCAAAAAGGTTGAAACACCAATGACCTCGACCATCAAGCTTGATAAGGATGAAAATGGTATATGTATTAACTCCAAGCTATATAGAAGTATGATTGAGTCATTACTATACTTGATAGCATCTaaacctgatattttgtttggAACATGTCTCTGTGCATGTTTTCAGTCTAATACAAAAGTGAAAACTCAAATGATAAtttggtaaattaaaaaaaaaactaaataaatattgTTAAGCAACTCAAATGAGTTTAATAACTAAAAGCTAAATGGTAATTTATTAAGAGAGAATTGATAAGTCCCACGGAAAGGTTggtaattcaatttaatgggtAAACTTAAAACATTGctataaaaagtaaataaaagttgataCAAAGagaacttcttcttctttttctgttgttGCTAAAGTAAGAGAAGTTGGTAATCTAAAGTTATAAAACCAAATAGGCTTTGATAAATAACTATAATAAGAGTTTGGGAACTTGATTAGCGAAAAGTTGATAATTATTCTATTGAGATCGTTAATGACTAAAGAGAGTCTATATATGAAAGCTAAAAACTAAAGCCTAAAAAAATGGCAACTTGATAAGAAAATagtaaattttagaaaataagtaAATGCTAGTAAGCAACTGAAACAAGAGTTGGTAAGTCAAAATTAATTGGtgatttaattggaaaaacTTTTATAAGTCATAACAGATAAAGATTGATAATCTATTTATTAGTTAGTAAACATAAGCGGTTGCAagaaatgtaaataaaatttggtaaattataagaGAATTTagtatctttaaaaaaaacaaaataaatagcCGTAAGTAACTCAAATAGGAGTTCAAAATGCTAAATTAGTTCATAATGTAATTGTGAATAGCTAGtaattactttaattgagtttgataatttttcaaaagtgtttgtAACTTTAAAAAGTTGGAAAGAAAGGCAAATAAAAGTGGTAACTCTATAGGAAagtttttaaattagaaaaagaaatggtgaTTAGTAACTCAAAAGAGTAACCCAAAACTAtttctatactttttttttgttgaccgAGAAACCATTGGAGATCACCCTTTGAGGATCACACGACACTCCAGTGCCCGGTGGCACCGTCGAGCCTCGCCCCAAGCCACTATTTAGATGTAAACCTCGGGGGAGGCTAGCCTAAGACCCCCCACTTCAAACACTTTTGCAACAAGAGGGTTCGAACCCTCAACCTCTGCGATGAGGGAGAAAACTCACACCAACTACACTGTCCATGGTTGGGTATTTCATATAaaggttggtaatttcatatacttaataaaagaaaagtgctaagtaactcaaataaaggttggtaatttcatataatgGTCAAAACATTTAGGGTGCCAAtgaaaatgtaagaaaaaatgGTTTGTCAATGATAGGtgaagttttttatttattaaaaataagagaaataattatttagaaaaaaaaatagataattgtcGATAATTATGTCTAATAGTAAGAGTTTGTATCGCAAAACTTGTTGGTAACCTAACGGGTTAAATTTGGTAATACTTCAATTTAGGTTGGTAACTTCTAAAAAGAGTTGGTAATTTTAGCTGGTTGGTAACCAATACAAATAATAGTGGGTAAATCAACAAAAAGTCGGTAAAGTTTGTGGAATcctaataaattttgataagcAACTCAAAGAGACTTGGAAAACTAAAATCAGTTGGTAATCTAATGGGGAAAGAATAATAAGTTGCGcaaatatatattgataaattcaTATAAGAGTTAATAACCCAACTGATTACTAATTTAATTTGGAAAAACGTGTTGGtaataaaatttgataaatttataggAGTTGTTAAATTTAGGTAAGTAACCTGTTAAAAAGTTAGTTATTTCATAAATGTTGCGTTAAGTTACCAACAAATGTCGGAAAATCAAGTAACCAATGAtatttttttcgtatttttttaATGGTAATTTTTCAGCCGCCAGTCTATTAACAGTTTTCACCTCTCTAATACCGGCATGGAAAAatccgttttcttttttttcaatgaaatgCAAGTATTGTCCCGCCAATGTCTGATTTTTATGCTCGGTTTCTCACCCAACAGTGTACACAATACATGGAATACTATTTCCATGAAGGTTTGGCTCAGGCTTATTAGCCTTCAACCGAAGTGATACTTGCAGAACACTACATCCCCTCACGAAATTAAGATGGTTATACTTAAAAGTGATCTTAGCGCACATTTAGATATGATAATCAAAATAACCTTGTTCCTAAAATTCCCATAAATCAACCCAAAGCACACTACTAGTAATTGAACTACTATTAAATAATATTCATCGAGGTTTAAATAGTCAAGTATGACTAGATTGTGATACGATTTTACGTGGTTTTTCAGTCATTGCCAATTAGAAAGGTTTTTATAAAATAGCGAGTATAGCTAGGAACTGACCTGACATTGGAGATTTGAGGGTTATGGGAGacttttgtggaaaaaaaatggataataCAAGATAAATTTTTCTTGCACACATCACCTCCATTGCTATTAAAATGGATAATTAAGGTTCTAGAAATCATCTAACTGTCCAAAATTAATGGTGCTAAAGGTGacttatgtacaaataaattaGTTGTGTATCATGTATACAAGCCCAATTCGAGACTGCCATAGGTAAAAATTAGTCTAATCCAAAAGCTTAAATAGTCatcagagagagggagactaTATCTTTATTAAGCCCAGACAAATCCCATAAACTAGCAACATGAGATGCTTTAACATCTACCATCTAGAAGTTAACTCGCAATATATAGTTTAAGGAACAGCAGtgctaagtaaaataattgtctGATAGCAAGGAAAATACATCATCAAATAACATCTTAGACTAacattctaaaacttttaagaTCACATTTTTGTCTCAATTAATTGATGTGGGGGCAGCTCTgctttccccatttttttttaaatggcctCCGACAGAAAAGCCCCCCAACGAAAATTgtctattttcttcaaaatgtttCCTGCCATTATGTCTTTCATTTTGGCAGATAATGATACGACCCAGACAATTCCAATCTTGAACAGCTGTTGAGCACTCAGTACATGAACTATCATGACAAGCATGACTTAGCTTGCGTCTTTGTTTGTTGCATTCTAGCAGCAGTAAAAATTGCCAAGAATCATCACTGAACAAATTTTGTCCTGATTATGCGCTAAACCCTTTCTTGGCTACTACAACTCATTCTATCCTCGAACATTTTTAATTACAATTGTTGCATCCCTGCCTCTTCTTTTCTGCAGCTCTCGGCTTCATATCAGAGCaaaaaggaagcaaaagagaaagagagagaagatcacAGATTGTTCAAGCGTAATTAATCTTCTTGTTCGTCACTCCATTTCTTGATAGCTTGCAACACTGCCTGCTTCACCACTTGAGCGTCAATGTTGTCATGCCCATCTTCCTGCAAAAGTACCCGGTAATTTGCACTTAACATTcacaaagaaagataaaaatatcctCTTGCAAGTAAACAAAATGAATTTCGATGTGGCATCTTAAGCAACTAATTcagtattaatttttttttggttgacaCTGGGACGCACTATGGTGGAGGTAATCAAACCGCGCCATCAGAAACCGCACTGCATGTAAACTAGAAAAGGAGTGTGGTCGCAAGGGGGAAATAAGACGTGAAGTCAATTTGATCAATAGACATGTCTATATATCTCAATGATTATTATAGAGAACACCTCCAGGGTAAGGCATGTTTCACGAGGAGTCAACTCCACGTGTGCATTATTAAGTTTATATAAGTGACTATCCATCTTATAGCAAACACATTTTCATGAGATCAAGCACTTCTGCAGACAAATTTTTCCACCACCATTGTATGCTATGGAGAAGTCAATTTCAGTGCAAATTTTCGTATATGGAGTGATTGAACATTAAAtcatgaataaatgaagacACTAAAATTTGGACAAGAATAAATGAAGACACTAAGATTTGGAATTTGTCTATTCCTTACTTCTCCTCCAACTGCTTCTAAATGGAAATTGTCAGCACAAGAAACCCTAGCATCCAAAACGTTGAGCCCCAGCTCCTCAAAGGCTTCAAGTATGGAAACGAGCAAACCTGGACAGTTCTTTTCCGAATACACGTTTATTCGGAACCCCCTCTCTAGGCTTTCCACATTAACCTCCTGAAAAACTCACAACCCAATCCATATTTATTACAATTTCAACCATAAGTATGTAAGATTCTTAAGAAACCGTTAGTATTTTAGATCCATTTATAGCAGAGGAAAGAACTTTCCAATTAGCACAGTAGAAAGGTATGACATGGATTTAGCAATTAAGGCCGTTACAGTAATCGAGTCTTCTATCGTGTCACAAGACCATTAAGGGCTTGCGTAAAAGGTTCTCTCCGTGTAAGTAAACCTAATAAAGGTCCGCTACTATTGCAATATGT harbors:
- the LOC104429872 gene encoding uncharacterized protein LOC104429872 — its product is MSSREQRRAALYEKLQQLRAVTSSSAVNKTSIIVDAAKYIEEMKEKIDKLNEELGTSTDQDLPMEVNVESLERGFRINVYSEKNCPGLLVSILEAFEELGLNVLDARVSCADNFHLEAVGGEEDGHDNIDAQVVKQAVLQAIKKWSDEQED